Below is a genomic region from Eupeodes corollae chromosome 1, idEupCoro1.1, whole genome shotgun sequence.
agattgatttattaaaaatgactgCTCTATTTGGCGGTATTTTGTAACATTAACTTTTGCTTGTAATCATATGatgttaaaaaactgtaaattcaaaTCGAAGGctgttgaattttgtaaaattcatgTTTTGGATTTGTATATCAATCATTCCTATCATAAAAGTTTTAGAGAATATTtacattaatacaaaaaaatttaaaagttaacaaTGTAAGAAGCATTGGCCCTAATGAGCTgatgagaaaataaaatctaggaTAGTTTCTATTTCAAATGCCAGAAGACCAAGGAAATATTACTTTATTACCAAAACATATACAATTCCACTACCGGATTCATCTTTAGTTTAGTTCACTTTACTGGCTATATTAATACCATATTCTTCAATGTTTTCACGTTTTACTTTAATtaacaaaacctatttttatggAGATCAAAGGATTATTGCTTGTAGTTTTAGGagatatactcgtacatttttgtttaagtagaTGTTTCTTATATTAGAATTTTGTGTCTATAGGCTTTGTTTAgttaataataatgatttaaatatgattacttcgaaaaaagaactttttaatcACAAAGAGTTAGAAAAGTCCAATATCGTTAGCGTCTTTTGAActcattgtttaaatttattttatcggGCTTTTGCAGTTTCCCTTTGTGTAATCATATTGTTTGTTAGCTGTTGTATACATAGCTATACTTCTCGGGACCCACTATACCAGTGAAATTACGAGGGTGGGTCCATTAAGGATAATAAAATAATCTCCCAAAAGAAAATAgcttttttaattgttcttcAACCTTTTATACATGCACAAATACGCTTCAGAGAGTTTGAGATCCAACAAAATATACTGGGGAGAGATGGGTAGcatttttggcaaacaaatGGGTGTCTCGTTGATAAGCTCATTGTTCTGTTAATAGGTCTCGCAATACTAAATATATATTgcgaaaacaataaacaaattaaaaactttttacgTTAAAAGTGAGACCTTTGTACATTTGCGCCGAGAATAAGATGCTTATCATGTACCTATTTTGATTAACTTATGTTTCTGacgttgtttttgaaattttgtttcgttAAACTTAGTGCACAAGGTTATgcaggaaaatttaaaaaatataatatgttaACAAAGTAATATCACCGAATTTAATCAATGTCACACAACCCTTCCCTAAACGAGGCCCAGACTTAAACCTGTACACaatgtttaatttaaactatataattttaatattgtttaagcTTCGGTTTCTAAGTTTCGCTACAAATGGGATATGCATCccatatattattatattttttaatacattttctaaaattgtCCCCAAAACACCTCACATTAGTTTAAttccatattttgaaaaactgacaaaGTCGGCACTCAAATTGTTTGCCATAAATAACACCAGCAGCCAAGGAAGCTCCGTGCAATTTTGATATGGTAATTGTGTTTGAATATTGGTATTGTTTCGAAATTAAatagaatccttttttttttgttttctggaCTTTTCCATCATAAATTTACCaagtttttcaaacttaattctgaaaacaacattaaaaaaaggagttcaaactttataattgcAACTGATGTTTCTTGGTCCCtggaatctaaaaataaaaagttcaattaaTTGTTCATTTTCTAAACTGATCAAATATTTTCAACTCGAATATTTaggagaaaaaaaatcaaattacccCCAACACAATTTAATGCatcaaaaataacgtttttgatatcttgcagtttttttttttgaaaacttgacaattttgttgcaaaaaaataaaacttaaaaaattactacttaacgtttgtaaaaattggttaaaactcaaatattttcgcaacaaataaaacaatatataaaatgaaactaactctttacaaaatataattttaataataagtcAATGGACATTGTTTAACATAAAAGAAGAACTTATAAAGAAAATCAGCTAAATTCtggtaaacattaattttttattctgacttaaaagttcttttaactCCTTCATATagttgtttaatattttgtaaaaattaaacacagttttccttaaaaaatcaaaatatttccaaaaataccAATGAATTGATTAAACTTGTGGAATTATACCTCCACAAAACTGGTCTGCATACAAAAAATGCCAATAGGAAGTTATGAGTTTGGAACGTAAtccagtttcttttttaataaaccaaaaattGCAGAACTTCCCCcaaaattttgttggtcaaaaattttaaatcgatattcctCCGATACAGTCtgacagtttatttttgtaatgttgcaaatatagaaatatatttCTGTTTTGCTCCAAAAGGGTACTTATACCTTGGGaccatgttttatattttttttctcaggaactactatgccgatttaaataatttgttttcagaaCAAATTCTTATATTGATACATACTACTTGATGATCAAAAGAATAATGCGAAATTAAAtgacttttaaatgtttcaaggtaaacttacatatattgcagataaatatctttttaattaaaaaaatatagttactatttttatttgtggATACAGATGCAAGTTATTGCGAACCAGtcgcaatatttatttttgattgaaataatATAGTTctctattgttttttattttttcaaaaacatatctGAGGTCGTTCTGAACTTACAGAACGTTATGATCTTAACATTGAAGGTTGCTCAAGTTTTTCAGTTCCAGAAAGTGGACAGATCATATAAGCTTAAAATAGAAAGTATAGATAGTATGTGTATCAATTGATTGCCAATTTATTTTGTCCCTTGCTTTACTAACATCTTGACAGTTGAACTTCAATACAatcaatttctttataaaaaagaaacaattgagGGCAAAATAAGTCACGTGGAAgggaagaagaaaaagatataCTCATACATTTAAACCCTTGGTTTTCTCTTTTAGATCTACAATTCACAACACAATTTTCATCCCTTCGAgatatttgtttgcaaaatgttattaggtggcgcaacagtccgttaaaaaCTAGAGTctagtgacctacaactctcaaccattcctgtgtgcgagtcatgttGTCATGTATGGAGGGGATGGTATGGAGCTTCTTTTTAGATATTTTGGCACTTCGGACATTCAATACTCCGTTTGGATGCAGCTACATGTATTTGAAATTctccaaataaaaactttgcaaATAATTTTCACAATTGAAGCCCAAATATGGATATGTTAATATTgcacttgaaatattttattttactaacaCATTGTAACaacaattaaagttttgaaaagcttgtATCATTGTCAGTTAGGAGTTCTCGCCAAATTACAGTTGTTCCTTGACATGACCCGATAACAATTTCAAGTGCATCAATGTGTAAATCTTTTATTGGGTAATCCTGTTCGTAcaatgttaaaagttaaaaatcttaATTCACATTTCTATTAACATATTaaaggatataaaaatataaatttttccaCAATATCCATTCGTGTAATCGCTCATCTTCATAAACACTATattaatccaaacaaaaaataaaacaaggagGAATGGAAAAAGAGCTAGAGCACCCACAGCAGGATAGCTTCCGCTTTTTCACTGTATCCTCCTCTTGCTTGATGATGTTCCTTTCATCATCAAGTAGACAGTGTCATTTAATATTATTCACGTTGTTGTTTATGTCCTGCCATCGATGTCCTGCTATGTTTTCATTGCTTTATTATGCTAATGTTCCTGACACATCCTAATGACCGTTAAAACAGAGCAAGCAAACAAATGTAGAGAAAGGGAGAAGGCATGAACTAACGAAAAACCCTCACCAGGAACCCAGCACCGAGCAGATGCACGGAAATGCTCCATGTTTTCCGACaaagcttcagcttcagctacAGCCCCATTCGTTAGCATCGTCATGCAGTTAGCTATATGTTGAAATATCGTTCCCAAAAGCTGCATCATCAGCAAAAGGACATACACCTATACCATCCGAACACGAACTGCCATAATAAAGTTCTATTCTTGTCTTGCGAAGCAACATAAGCCTTTTGTTTTCGAAGTGCATATGAGTGAACGACTTTGGTAGACATGGTGGACTACTTCCTGTGGTTTGTTCCCCAGTTCCCGAACTCCGAAGACCATAGTTTCATTATTCTGTTTGGAAATGCCCGTTAAACGTTGGTTTTATACTACCCGTACAGAGCCAAAAGCGACAACATTTGCTAGCTGGCTTCATTGTAGTTGTCACGTCATAAGCACTTCAACTGAGAAGAGTAAAAACttttgtagaaaatttaaaaacaaaaagttttgaatttcctTCCCACATTTGGAAAACGAGTACCGGAATATGGTAGTACACCCTTTCCATCTTATTTTGTGTAAATGGAGTTGATGGTAATATAGAATAACAACTATGTATTTGCTAAGTGCATTTCATTCTTAGTGTGTAGGTAGGTGGAAGACAATAAGTAAATGATTAGCGTTAAAGTAACactgatttttcttaaaataaacataGAGCTAGAGAAAGGTGTATTAACTAGTATAAGATTCCTGGTAAAATCTCAAGACTTGTTAGATTGCGGCCAcattatttctatttgtttgATCGATCGATTTTAACTTTCAACAACATAAGCATTTGATTGGTTGTAACTTACATGTACGATCCTGCTAATTCAAAGATTCAAATAAGTTATATAATatgcaatattttaataactttgtttcAATGTATTACAACGTATTAACTCGTTGTTTTCCACAAAATATTAGATCTTTTTAAGTTATGTGAATCATTCCAATCCGTCTCTCATTAGTATGATTGATTGGTAACCTGCTCCTAGCGCAGTAATACAAGTACCAATAAAACGCTATATTCACTAATTTACTCACTTCTAGTACAATTTGTATTGTtgtcatttttttctaattattaatttattttcgcaCCACCTAACTTATAACATTATATTTTGTCTGATATATGTTTAGAATATAAAAAGAAGTCAAGCAGGTTTTGAGCGTTTCTGAGCTATTCTATTGAACAGATTTTGCATTGACAAGTTCCTGTACATATTTCAACGATAATGATCATGTTCACATTTTCTTGTACCTAACTATTGATGTCTTATCTTTCAATTTtgccaaaacaaattttaagaataatttaaagctgatttatgtaaatattaagAAGTATATTCTTTGTATTATATATAAACATTTGCTTAGATTATGTCCTGATATactaaaatcattaaaatttgtcaaagttttgtgaatagaaaaaacaaaagctcaATATTAAACTGACACAAGAGAATAGGTgcgtttttttgcaaaaatatccgaagtgaagttttattttacacaTACATACTAGAAACACAAATTCTTCAATGCTGATAAAATCAGAGGGAAGCTGGAATGCGACTCACGCTAATAACTTCCAtgccgtctatcgatttgtcttgcttaaaaccttaacaaactatgtattacaatattttatgtgagataaatattttgaagtcaatatctttaatcgaaaaccattttaatcagttttttggttgcttttttaagttgtagccgttggttaaaaaagttgccagtaaactttttctaaaaccttaacacagaatgaaatcattttgaaatcaataatttcacgaaatatcgagaatcgaacatcaacttttaccaattttgtgtagatgttaatttttttttaaaaatactggctgttggatttttataaaattttactgaatctcgaaagcaatatttttataagttgcaattagtttgaaaccaatatttttaagttttgaaaagatatttgaatcgaaaataattttctaccagttttttttattttttgtaataaaactgtcaatttgatctttccaaaacaattacttttttcagttttttttgatttgtaatataatataacatttaattcaagtccgttcgtgagatattttggatattttcactttttttgaaagtgctttaacaaaatatgtttcaaGTCGACATCTCCAATGATTCTAGATATACGAACGACAAAAAAAGCTctacgaacgtacggatgtacgaccGCACTCACAAAGCCATCTCCcaagaaatcttttatttagattctagggactttgaaatgtcaattcgacaaatcgcaccgattcccatctcgtctgtcgatttgtcttgcttaaaagtttgtctatatgtactcgtatcaatttttaccaaattttcatattattttttgtagattttattttttatgaaaaaacggactgttggatttttatacaaaaattactgaatatcgaaaacaatattttctgtgaaataaaataagtttgaagccaatatttataatgtttgaaaagctatttgagcagaaagtaaatttttaccaagttttagtattgattttttgtaaaaaatgtgtcaattcgatttttttcaaaatttgttccgaatgttgaaaacaatatttcttataacataaaattaatttgaagccaatatttaaaatttttgaagagatatttgagtcgaaaatcaatttttaccaacttttatacattttttaggtttttattttttttaaaaaaactgccaattcgatttttctcaaaatttgtccttatgttgaaaacaatatttcttatgagaaaaaattaaatataagctGTTATCTCCaaggttttaaaagatatttgagtcgaaaataattttttacgaacttttggtattttttttcggtttttaattttttgtaaaaaaactgtcaattcgatttttgtcaaactttaactgaatgttgacaacaacatttctgaaagataaaagtaaattaaagcaaatatctcaaagttttgaaaagatatttgagtcgaaattcgatttttaccaactttgtcaattcgattttcctcaaaattttgcagaatgttgaaatcaatatttcttataatataaaataatcttaaagcctaaattcacagtttttgaaaagatatttgaatcgatattcaatttttacgaagagtaatgtttttttttttgatttctattttttttttttaaactgtcagttagttttttctcaaaattttatcagatatcaaaaacattattcttcggtccacaaaattgttttagagatgaaatcatatttcagtcgtaaaattttggaggtgacaaattttttttcagttttattgatttataaaaaaaacgttatattgatctttttcaaaaaaaaatacttgtttggtatcacgttacaatttattatataaaatttaattcaagtctctagcatttttggttcctaagatatttagggttaaccaaaattttcacctttgtttcaaactgctatggtaaagaaaccacccacgcaattttcttgcaagccctttctgcatctttctgccttattatctgtataacaaaatttatttgaagttaatatctcttctggttcttgagctatggaggacgaaacgtcgcgaacgtacggacgtacgaacgtacgtacacacgcacgcaaagacatctttctaaaaatcttttatttcgactctatggaccttgaaacgtcgagaaatgtcaaaattttcaatttgacaaatcagacccattacaataacttcctatgggaaattaaaaatgtatatttattttttaaaagtaagtatCAACAAACATAGCGCCATCTGTTGCTGGAAAATAATTACACGTAGTTACAACATGGTCAACTTTTTTTCCTTCATAACTTgtttacaatttacaaaatggaaaacaagaaaacaaatttaaaataaataatttctgattttttcttaacatcCTCTTTAAAATTGTCCGCTTTATAAAGTTAGTTCTGGTGGGAATTCCGCTAAGCTTTTTACGATTTTGTCTTAAATAATGCTGGAAAATGTTCTTTCATATcagatttaaaatattaaaacgggaatactgcggatcgtttgtttttttttggaaaattctcaCTATAGAATTCCAAACAAAATACAGTCAATATTACAAGTGTTTAATACTTTATTTGACTGACTGGTTTCAAAGTTAGCTTTAAATACACAAATTGAAATCACCAAATCCAagctctttttaaaaatgcaatacaacGCTTTCGTTTTTCAATGGAAATTGTTGACATTTGAAATATTCAGCTGTTGAGATCTACGAGTATGTCGAGTTGATGCTCGTTACTTGAGTCTAACTCcttaacagcaacaacaaacgAGGGGACCACCAGTGTTGTTCTGTATGATACCGTCTCACAAACTTTTTGCAGGGAAAGCAGGGAAATAATTGTAGATTCGTTtgtaaaacttctttttaaaaacacgcATTGTTTGAATCActttgtaaaaaagttttaatattttttaacgttttttgttcaAGCGTATGATGATTCATTATGTTCAAGATTTTGAGAGGGAAACAGTAGTCAATGTCAAAATAACCTGTGACTCTACCCACCCTGTCCTAAGTTCATGCTATATTTCAACACACGTATATTCCGCACCTTTTTACTCCTTCATACAACATGAAATGTTTGAAACAGGAACATGGTTCGTCCTTGGCATCGCTgctttaagcaaacaaataatgGTTTCTATAGAAAAATATACGTGGCGCTGGTTTGTTTGATACTTTTGTAATAATCAGTCACATGGAAAAATTAAGCCAAACAACAATAAACGTGAgcaatattattattacttcAACAAAAATACCTACTAACATTTTAATTACACTTTTAATTcactatttattaattattaaatacgtatttatgtatatgtactcTAATAAAAATTGTCGGTAGGTAATCAGCTAGTTCTTATTTATCTACAGTGAAAAACTTAAGGAATTATTCGGGTGCATTAAAAGTGGTAAcctattattaatatttatttacagcCAGAACTTATACGCCAGcgagataaaaataataagagcGTTCTTCACTATTGCACAGGGGGGCAAACAAATATCGTGGCTGCAGCGAGCGTAGCCGTCGCAGCTCCAGACCTTCTGGAGTCTGTGGACGAGGATGGTTTTACACCGCTTCACTTAGCTGTTATTCAGGGTAACTTGGCTATGGTCAATTTGCTCCTAGCGAACAAAGCTGATGTGAATGCGGTCGATAACGAGGGCCATTCTGTTGTCCACTGGGCTACAGgcaagtataaaaataattattttgtatttcaatgtttgaaatacaattatcttatttttattctcCAGTTTGTGGAGAAGTGGAGGCGTTAAGATCTGTTCTTCAAGCTGGCGCTAATGTCAAAACCCCTGATATAAATGCGGGAACTCCTCTTCATTACGCAGCGCAAATGTGTGGAGCAAATTACGAAAGTAAGTTGGGACAAGCAACTTCATCGAAACTGGCTTTCGAAATACTAGACATACTACTGTCACATCCTCAGTCATCGGTGGACATTACTGATAAAGATGGTAGAAAACCTTTGCTTTGGGCCGCATCGGCTGGATCCGCTAGGGCCGTGATTGCCCTTGTTAAGGCTGGATCGAGAGTAGAAAGCGCAGACAAGTAAGAAtgggcatattttaaaattcgtaCGTAGCTtatttatacaaacatttatgtAGAGATGGCCTAACAGCTCTTCACTGTGCTGCTTCCCGAGGGCATACGGAATGTATAGACACTCTAATCAGCTTGTGTGGGGCACCTACAGACCTGATAGATGCCAATGGTTGCACGGCATTACATTATGCAGTGACTCTGGGACATGCGGATGCCACATCAAGGCTTTTAGAACTTGAAGCTGATCCAAACCGTCAAGATAGGAAGGGGCGAACACCAGCACATTGCGGTTGCTCTAAAGGACAATTTGAAACAGTAAAACTTCTCAAGGAATGGGGTGCAAACTTATGGTTAAGAAATGCAAAAGGGGACTTACCACTCCATGAAGCTGCATCATCTGGGCGCAGGGAGTTAGTCGAGTGGTTTTTAGAACAAAAACCCAAGCAAGTTAACACAACAAGCAACGATGGACGAAGCCTTTTGCACATTTCTGCTTCCAACGACAATGCTGACATTTGCAAACTTCTCCTGGACTATGGTGCTGATGTGAATAGCATTTTGCGAAACTCCAGAGGAGTTTCTATCACACCGCTTGATTGTGCACTTCAAAAAGGATTTAGGTCAACAGCTAAATTCTTGCAATCCAATGGAGGGCTTCCTGCTAGTAAACTTCGTTTATCAGCAAGGAACTCCAATGCTTTTAATGTCGCAGACCAAGTTAAACCCCTTAAATACGTTGAAAAAGAAGAGCTTCAAAATATTAAGGACTCTACCAAGTGTGAGGTGTATTCAAATCGCTCCGGGTCAGGATCAGGTGCGCATTGCAGCTGCAACGagcatatttacaaaaaagaacGCACGTACAGTCACACTTGCAGGcatcataaaaacaaattgcgTCGACGGACAAGTAGTTGTGGAGAGGCAAAAATTATTTGCAGAGAAGATAGCTTCAGTGACATATGCCGTTCCAAAAGCAATATAGAAATCCATCGGAAAAGGTCTCGTGAACAAGTATTTTATACAAGTGAAAGTAATTTGGATTCATGCGAAAACTGTTGCCATCATAGAAAAAAACACAGATTGATAAAACGAAAGGAAAGAACTTCACGCCGAGCAAAAGCTGTTCAAGATTTTAAAAGGTATAACGATGGAAAAGGCAAAGAATCACACGAAGAAGAACATAAGTACAAAGAATCCTTTAAATCCAATGCCAAATCAATGCCTGATTCCTCAAAAAGACCTCTATCACGACCATCTTCCAAAACGTCAAACAACAATGATCCTCAATTTGCCAAGAATGAGCAAACAGATGATAAAGTTACTTATATTCCACCGATCCAGCCAGTGAATATGAGCTTGACAGACGAAGATGGGGATAATTTAGAAAGGGCTGAGCAGGTGGGTGTCACCCAGGCTGACGTCCATACCAGTGTGGAGCCAGCAGCTACACAATCTACTATATCCGATAGTACTTCCAAGATTCAGCAACAGGAGTGTACCGAACCAGAAATGGTCACCGTTGAAGCCATTTCAAAAGAAGTAAACAATGTCTTAGAGTCTGCTGCAAAAAGTGTGACCGTAAACAACATCGAAAATCAACCAAGcacaacaaaaactgaaaacgaaGAAAGGCCAGCCGATGAAAACATtcaaacaataattgaaaatactTCCTCTATTGAACTACCCGTCGCAGTAACGGAACAAAATAACGatgaaaattctgaaaaaagaaCTAAAGAAGACGAAAAATATCCAACCGAACAATGTACCATCCAATTTGATTCCACAGCAAAGGATACTGAAGGCAATGAAATTCCAAAATCACAACCCACTTCTGAACCTCCAAAAATGCAAGAAATTCCGCAGCTGGCATCCGATAACGAGGgcaaggatttaaaaggaggtGTTCACCCTTTAGACGATTTAACTAAAGAAAAGCAAGAGAAACCTCCTATCGAAGCAGAAAAATGTGCATTGCAGGATG
It encodes:
- the LOC129954185 gene encoding ankycorbin isoform X2 — its product is MEKLSQTTINPELIRQRDKNNKSVLHYCTGGQTNIVAAASVAVAAPDLLESVDEDGFTPLHLAVIQGNLAMVNLLLANKADVNAVDNEGHSVVHWATVCGEVEALRSVLQAGANVKTPDINAGTPLHYAAQMCGANYESKLGQATSSKLAFEILDILLSHPQSSVDITDKDGRKPLLWAASAGSARAVIALVKAGSRVESADKDGLTALHCAASRGHTECIDTLISLCGAPTDLIDANGCTALHYAVTLGHADATSRLLELEADPNRQDRKGRTPAHCGCSKGQFETVKLLKEWGANLWLRNAKGDLPLHEAASSGRRELVEWFLEQKPKQVNTTSNDGRSLLHISASNDNADICKLLLDYGADVNSILRNSRGVSITPLDCALQKGFRSTAKFLQSNGGLPASKLRLSARNSNAFNVADQVKPLKYVEKEELQNIKDSTKCEVYSNRSGSGSGAHCSCNEHIYKKERTYSHTCRHHKNKLRRRTSSCGEAKIICREDSFSDICRSKSNIEIHRKRSREQVFYTSESNLDSCENCCHHRKKHRLIKRKERTSRRAKAVQDFKRYNDGKGKESHEEEHKYKESFKSNAKSMPDSSKRPLSRPSSKTSNNNDPQFAKNEQTDDKVTYIPPIQPVNMSLTDEDGDNLERAEQVGVTQADVHTSVEPAATQSTISDSTSKIQQQECTEPEMVTVEAISKEVNNVLESAAKSVTVNNIENQPSTTKTENEERPADENIQTIIENTSSIELPVAVTEQNNDENSEKRTKEDEKYPTEQCTIQFDSTAKDTEGNEIPKSQPTSEPPKMQEIPQLASDNEGKDLKGGVHPLDDLTKEKQEKPPIEAEKCALQDDSANLNNEASQPKTENIVSNEVVATTSQHEQPTQSTTQNQRSQPIEPTKPKQSIQSPPFSPTNETTQSIRDHESRRSFTLLPDSPVEVEVEAQSRKSSFHVLKSDESVDVDDVMQPMRGSNVRTFQIVSDEQPKSDLNGCDLSSDGEAAIDDGENNDGVFTPLTTASAVAHNTFNEYNIGRKRRLKKRIKSGGTRGRSSLKVASRVTRTQHQQLNKDQDSGFEPSPRGASTKIPTPRNTYTAHVPRKAIYTTLDGRWCSSRLENRKPGDKGACDMSAVTRSIQRNIRRYYMERKIFQHLLELKSLQIRSNKLNEAVLVKRAVDEYHKSCFTLGGETGTTLRRYSFSEYTFKNFEMFLYETLKTLQRPGTFNFQNINDVYEEAERRLSPDYNAYEKALQCTTKTHRCLHAAHAYTGIPCAAYIPMMNHHTMPKFGFGPYKKAGTGSFYLPKILSSHPNCGSKVSLELSHGKNKQLIALPSEKLDSNKRYYVTFTVKDSGGKQQIHESQQKENTTTHSGEAAVMDTGCEKSCDQNKNKQDKDDK
- the LOC129954185 gene encoding ankycorbin isoform X1 yields the protein MREIAPPPKPPRCYNIMSVVAATISDSLQAKADSLNKTKSESAIKTNINLFASSSAKTHESRWNGNGYKAKSNYRLVRGCSRLMYACQNGLTETVVRELRTKPELIRQRDKNNKSVLHYCTGGQTNIVAAASVAVAAPDLLESVDEDGFTPLHLAVIQGNLAMVNLLLANKADVNAVDNEGHSVVHWATVCGEVEALRSVLQAGANVKTPDINAGTPLHYAAQMCGANYESKLGQATSSKLAFEILDILLSHPQSSVDITDKDGRKPLLWAASAGSARAVIALVKAGSRVESADKDGLTALHCAASRGHTECIDTLISLCGAPTDLIDANGCTALHYAVTLGHADATSRLLELEADPNRQDRKGRTPAHCGCSKGQFETVKLLKEWGANLWLRNAKGDLPLHEAASSGRRELVEWFLEQKPKQVNTTSNDGRSLLHISASNDNADICKLLLDYGADVNSILRNSRGVSITPLDCALQKGFRSTAKFLQSNGGLPASKLRLSARNSNAFNVADQVKPLKYVEKEELQNIKDSTKCEVYSNRSGSGSGAHCSCNEHIYKKERTYSHTCRHHKNKLRRRTSSCGEAKIICREDSFSDICRSKSNIEIHRKRSREQVFYTSESNLDSCENCCHHRKKHRLIKRKERTSRRAKAVQDFKRYNDGKGKESHEEEHKYKESFKSNAKSMPDSSKRPLSRPSSKTSNNNDPQFAKNEQTDDKVTYIPPIQPVNMSLTDEDGDNLERAEQVGVTQADVHTSVEPAATQSTISDSTSKIQQQECTEPEMVTVEAISKEVNNVLESAAKSVTVNNIENQPSTTKTENEERPADENIQTIIENTSSIELPVAVTEQNNDENSEKRTKEDEKYPTEQCTIQFDSTAKDTEGNEIPKSQPTSEPPKMQEIPQLASDNEGKDLKGGVHPLDDLTKEKQEKPPIEAEKCALQDDSANLNNEASQPKTENIVSNEVVATTSQHEQPTQSTTQNQRSQPIEPTKPKQSIQSPPFSPTNETTQSIRDHESRRSFTLLPDSPVEVEVEAQSRKSSFHVLKSDESVDVDDVMQPMRGSNVRTFQIVSDEQPKSDLNGCDLSSDGEAAIDDGENNDGVFTPLTTASAVAHNTFNEYNIGRKRRLKKRIKSGGTRGRSSLKVASRVTRTQHQQLNKDQDSGFEPSPRGASTKIPTPRNTYTAHVPRKAIYTTLDGRWCSSRLENRKPGDKGACDMSAVTRSIQRNIRRYYMERKIFQHLLELKSLQIRSNKLNEAVLVKRAVDEYHKSCFTLGGETGTTLRRYSFSEYTFKNFEMFLYETLKTLQRPGTFNFQNINDVYEEAERRLSPDYNAYEKALQCTTKTHRCLHAAHAYTGIPCAAYIPMMNHHTMPKFGFGPYKKAGTGSFYLPKILSSHPNCGSKVSLELSHGKNKQLIALPSEKLDSNKRYYVTFTVKDSGGKQQIHESQQKENTTTHSGEAAVMDTGCEKSCDQNKNKQDKDDK
- the LOC129954185 gene encoding ankycorbin isoform X3, coding for MVNLLLANKADVNAVDNEGHSVVHWATVCGEVEALRSVLQAGANVKTPDINAGTPLHYAAQMCGANYESKLGQATSSKLAFEILDILLSHPQSSVDITDKDGRKPLLWAASAGSARAVIALVKAGSRVESADKDGLTALHCAASRGHTECIDTLISLCGAPTDLIDANGCTALHYAVTLGHADATSRLLELEADPNRQDRKGRTPAHCGCSKGQFETVKLLKEWGANLWLRNAKGDLPLHEAASSGRRELVEWFLEQKPKQVNTTSNDGRSLLHISASNDNADICKLLLDYGADVNSILRNSRGVSITPLDCALQKGFRSTAKFLQSNGGLPASKLRLSARNSNAFNVADQVKPLKYVEKEELQNIKDSTKCEVYSNRSGSGSGAHCSCNEHIYKKERTYSHTCRHHKNKLRRRTSSCGEAKIICREDSFSDICRSKSNIEIHRKRSREQVFYTSESNLDSCENCCHHRKKHRLIKRKERTSRRAKAVQDFKRYNDGKGKESHEEEHKYKESFKSNAKSMPDSSKRPLSRPSSKTSNNNDPQFAKNEQTDDKVTYIPPIQPVNMSLTDEDGDNLERAEQVGVTQADVHTSVEPAATQSTISDSTSKIQQQECTEPEMVTVEAISKEVNNVLESAAKSVTVNNIENQPSTTKTENEERPADENIQTIIENTSSIELPVAVTEQNNDENSEKRTKEDEKYPTEQCTIQFDSTAKDTEGNEIPKSQPTSEPPKMQEIPQLASDNEGKDLKGGVHPLDDLTKEKQEKPPIEAEKCALQDDSANLNNEASQPKTENIVSNEVVATTSQHEQPTQSTTQNQRSQPIEPTKPKQSIQSPPFSPTNETTQSIRDHESRRSFTLLPDSPVEVEVEAQSRKSSFHVLKSDESVDVDDVMQPMRGSNVRTFQIVSDEQPKSDLNGCDLSSDGEAAIDDGENNDGVFTPLTTASAVAHNTFNEYNIGRKRRLKKRIKSGGTRGRSSLKVASRVTRTQHQQLNKDQDSGFEPSPRGASTKIPTPRNTYTAHVPRKAIYTTLDGRWCSSRLENRKPGDKGACDMSAVTRSIQRNIRRYYMERKIFQHLLELKSLQIRSNKLNEAVLVKRAVDEYHKSCFTLGGETGTTLRRYSFSEYTFKNFEMFLYETLKTLQRPGTFNFQNINDVYEEAERRLSPDYNAYEKALQCTTKTHRCLHAAHAYTGIPCAAYIPMMNHHTMPKFGFGPYKKAGTGSFYLPKILSSHPNCGSKVSLELSHGKNKQLIALPSEKLDSNKRYYVTFTVKDSGGKQQIHESQQKENTTTHSGEAAVMDTGCEKSCDQNKNKQDKDDK